A genomic segment from Alkalilimnicola ehrlichii MLHE-1 encodes:
- a CDS encoding winged helix-turn-helix domain-containing protein: MNASNASPAQGPDAGILSPRVKVNESLSLGPGKIRLLRCVGEHRSISAAARAMGMPYKRAWMLLNTINEGLGHPVVETVAGGRGGGGTRLTPLGEALLERYDALEARIREAAQAELADLLALHEPGRRA; encoded by the coding sequence ATGAACGCATCGAACGCCTCTCCCGCCCAGGGACCTGACGCAGGCATCCTAAGCCCGCGGGTCAAAGTCAACGAATCGCTCTCGCTCGGGCCCGGCAAGATCCGGCTGCTGCGCTGCGTGGGCGAGCACCGCTCCATCTCTGCCGCGGCGCGGGCCATGGGTATGCCCTACAAGCGGGCCTGGATGCTGCTCAACACGATAAACGAGGGGCTGGGGCACCCCGTGGTCGAGACCGTTGCCGGTGGCCGGGGTGGCGGCGGAACCCGCCTGACCCCGCTGGGTGAGGCCCTGCTCGAGCGCTACGATGCGCTGGAGGCGCGAATTCGCGAGGCCGCCCAGGCGGAATTGGCGGACTTACTGGCGCTGCACGAGCCCGGACGCCGGGCCTAA
- a CDS encoding xanthine and Co dehydrogenase maturation factor, with the protein MDGRTRTAIVRGVNDVASAVALSLHQAGFLVVMVDRPAPAVHRRGQAFADALFDGESELEGVVACCIDGMPGWQRRSCGFIAVTACALQELLPVLEPVLLVDARMRKRDQPEDQRGLAPQVIGLGPNFAAGRNVDVAVETAWGKDLGRVVYRGRTRPLAGEPRSIQGYGRERYVYAPCAGVIAGARQIGEPVNVGEPVAHLGLRPLRAPVTGIVRGVLRDGVRVAPGGKAVEVVPAGTNVHGVAERPAAIANGVLRAVGQG; encoded by the coding sequence ATGGACGGAAGGACGCGAACGGCGATTGTGAGGGGGGTGAATGATGTGGCGTCGGCGGTTGCTCTGTCGCTGCATCAGGCCGGGTTTTTGGTCGTCATGGTGGACCGCCCGGCGCCGGCCGTTCATCGGCGGGGCCAAGCGTTTGCGGATGCGCTGTTTGACGGAGAATCCGAACTCGAGGGGGTGGTCGCATGCTGCATTGATGGCATGCCGGGGTGGCAGCGACGCTCGTGTGGGTTCATCGCGGTAACCGCGTGCGCGCTCCAGGAACTGCTGCCCGTCCTGGAGCCTGTGCTATTGGTTGATGCCCGGATGCGCAAACGTGACCAACCCGAAGACCAACGTGGCCTGGCGCCCCAGGTGATCGGGCTGGGGCCGAACTTTGCTGCCGGCCGGAACGTCGATGTTGCCGTAGAAACTGCCTGGGGCAAAGACCTGGGCCGGGTTGTTTACCGCGGTCGGACGCGGCCGCTGGCCGGGGAGCCGCGTTCGATCCAGGGTTATGGTCGCGAGCGCTACGTCTATGCGCCGTGCGCGGGTGTTATCGCGGGGGCACGCCAAATCGGTGAGCCGGTGAATGTCGGCGAGCCCGTGGCCCACCTGGGGCTCCGCCCGTTGCGGGCCCCGGTTACCGGGATCGTGCGGGGCGTGCTGCGTGACGGCGTCCGGGTTGCCCCAGGGGGCAAAGCGGTGGAGGTGGTGCCGGCAGGCACCAATGTGCACGGGGTTGCCGAAAGGCCCGCCGCGATCGCCAACGGTGTATTGCGTGCCGTCGGTCAGGGGTGA
- a CDS encoding NnrS family protein, translating to MNAHDATASRRPRRIPADRFFFPAAVTYALVAVPLSVQGLLGDPAWAPGLASPLGHGQGVLFGFALALVAGFLVTRVSAGILAALAGLWLLGRVATLWPAGMIALVPDALFVVLLAVLIVPPLLRRAKKWRNLAFGWLLLTICLAALTAPVLRLLTLQGPAWLLLREAVLLFALLMLFVGGRIIAPAVAGAIERQGGRLTARVQPRLEAALLILMAAAAIALALPTAGILAGSLLWAAAALAAIRLLRWRLWRCRHRPDLITLGIGYAWLVVGIALLGAQQLGAVTPGTATHAVTVGALGHLASAVITRTWGHRHRWRPEQYRYLLPLSGLLSLSAAARLLWADTVTGLWLAAGLWSLALGLLLAQMVRMAWRPAPRPDSPTHPSENR from the coding sequence ATGAACGCCCACGATGCCACCGCCTCCCGACGCCCCCGCCGCATCCCGGCCGACCGGTTCTTTTTCCCGGCAGCGGTGACCTATGCCCTGGTGGCGGTGCCCCTGTCGGTTCAAGGCCTACTGGGCGACCCGGCCTGGGCCCCGGGCCTGGCCAGCCCCTTGGGTCACGGTCAGGGGGTGTTGTTCGGCTTCGCGCTGGCCCTGGTGGCCGGCTTTCTGGTCACCCGGGTCTCCGCCGGCATCCTGGCCGCGCTGGCGGGGCTCTGGCTGCTGGGCCGGGTGGCGACACTTTGGCCCGCCGGGATGATCGCGCTGGTACCGGACGCCCTGTTCGTGGTCCTGCTGGCCGTGCTGATCGTCCCTCCCCTGCTCCGCCGGGCCAAGAAGTGGCGCAACCTGGCCTTCGGCTGGCTGCTGCTGACCATCTGCCTGGCCGCCCTCACCGCGCCGGTGCTGCGGCTGCTAACCCTGCAGGGGCCGGCCTGGCTGCTGCTGCGGGAGGCGGTGTTGCTGTTCGCCCTACTGATGCTCTTTGTGGGCGGGCGCATCATCGCGCCCGCCGTCGCGGGTGCCATCGAACGCCAGGGCGGCCGCCTGACGGCACGGGTGCAACCGCGGCTGGAGGCGGCGCTGCTGATCCTGATGGCGGCGGCCGCGATCGCCCTCGCGCTGCCGACGGCCGGCATACTGGCCGGCTCGCTGCTTTGGGCGGCGGCGGCCCTGGCCGCCATCCGCCTGCTCCGCTGGCGCCTCTGGCGGTGCCGCCACCGCCCGGACCTGATCACCCTGGGTATCGGCTACGCCTGGTTGGTGGTTGGCATCGCCCTGCTGGGCGCCCAGCAGCTGGGCGCAGTGACACCGGGCACCGCCACCCACGCCGTCACCGTCGGCGCGCTGGGTCATCTCGCCAGCGCCGTGATCACCCGCACCTGGGGGCATCGGCACCGCTGGCGGCCGGAACAGTACCGGTACCTGCTGCCACTCTCCGGGCTGCTCAGCCTGAGCGCCGCCGCCCGGCTGCTCTGGGCGGATACGGTCACCGGCCTCTGGTTGGCGGCTGGCCTGTGGAGCCTCGCCCTTGGGCTGTTGCTGGCCCAGATGGTACGCATGGCCTGGCGGCCCGCCCCAAGACCCGATTCCCCCACCCACCCGTCGGAGAACAGATGA
- a CDS encoding glutathione S-transferase family protein, with the protein MMELYLNATSPYARVVRIAALEKGLETAITLQWCDPWSDDPRLLAVNPAARVPALVTDEGHTLSESLLIVHHLDAVGPGPDLVPQAGRSETLQQTGWGQGLMEAAFQTVIARKHQGAAADESVLGQRRLRAIDRTLAALADHGMDQPGTNTVTLGGIVVAVALDYLLFRLPEVAWQDRHPALARWHDEMSNRSSFLRTRFP; encoded by the coding sequence ATGATGGAGCTCTACCTCAATGCCACCTCCCCCTACGCCCGCGTGGTCCGCATCGCGGCCCTGGAAAAGGGCCTGGAGACGGCGATCACCCTGCAGTGGTGCGACCCGTGGAGCGACGACCCCCGCCTATTGGCGGTCAACCCCGCCGCCCGGGTTCCGGCCCTGGTCACGGATGAGGGCCACACCCTGAGCGAGTCCCTGCTCATCGTCCATCACCTGGATGCGGTGGGCCCTGGGCCGGACCTTGTGCCGCAGGCAGGGCGCAGCGAGACCCTGCAGCAGACGGGCTGGGGTCAGGGCCTGATGGAGGCGGCTTTTCAGACCGTGATCGCCCGCAAACACCAGGGGGCAGCAGCCGATGAGAGCGTATTGGGGCAGCGACGGCTGCGTGCGATCGATCGCACCCTGGCCGCGCTGGCGGACCACGGGATGGATCAACCCGGCACGAACACGGTCACTCTGGGGGGAATCGTGGTGGCGGTGGCACTGGATTACCTGCTGTTCCGATTGCCCGAGGTGGCTTGGCAGGACCGTCACCCGGCGCTGGCGCGCTGGCACGACGAGATGAGCAATCGGAGCAGTTTCCTCCGGACCCGTTTCCCTTGA
- a CDS encoding DUF2237 family protein produces the protein MSSDALNVLGTPLEACCRDPMTGYYRDGYCHTDVSDEGLHVVCALLTDDFLAFSRRRGNDLQTPRPELGFPGLQAGDRWCLCAARWDEACHAGCAPPVILEATHESALRVVSLKDLKAHAVGRPPL, from the coding sequence ATGAGCAGCGACGCCCTGAACGTACTGGGCACGCCCCTGGAGGCGTGCTGTCGGGATCCCATGACCGGCTACTACCGCGACGGCTATTGCCACACCGACGTCTCTGACGAGGGGCTGCATGTGGTGTGTGCGCTGCTGACCGATGACTTTCTGGCCTTCTCCCGGCGCCGCGGTAACGACCTGCAGACCCCCCGGCCGGAGCTGGGCTTTCCGGGGCTGCAGGCGGGCGACCGCTGGTGCCTTTGCGCCGCCCGCTGGGACGAGGCCTGCCATGCGGGGTGTGCCCCGCCGGTGATCCTGGAGGCCACCCACGAGTCCGCGCTGCGAGTGGTCTCGTTAAAGGACCTCAAGGCCCATGCAGTGGGCCGCCCGCCACTCTGA
- a CDS encoding putative bifunctional diguanylate cyclase/phosphodiesterase, which translates to MTGVSAQLETQQAIQDLIARHAPLDEILAAITRMIEEHLPGALCSIMLADPEERTLNLSGGHSFSERFCQAMQGIPVGPGIGTCGSAAHERRLVATADIMADRSWNGFHDLARDEGVRACWSVPVIARSGALLGTFATYYRQPGEPTAHDQAQIQRAAGLVALAVERQLDRRALQEAEQRYRSLFTEHPDAVFQVDLEGRLRAANRSATRLIGLPESELLGRHYHAFVFSEDRRRSDAAFEAVCRGKAQHYEVQARTANGSKVELEITNLPIIVDDRVVGIYGIARDVTLRKQYEARLAYYASHDTITGLPNRREFESRLRHDFYLCRQHNDLLAVLYIDLDDFKPVNDSLGHAFGDQLLVAAARRLERLLGPSDTLSRFGGDEFVMLLPGLSGEAEALAVADRVLTLFKRSHSLGRHEVHISASIGIALNHRDVKSPEEMVQFANRAMQQAKQQGRNTWRRYAGELGTRAQGEDISLRRDLQEAIAGDQLMLHYQPVVDAATGYLHSVEALVRWQHPERGLIPPGVFIPLAEQTGQIIDIGHWILHRACRDMADLKARTGRTLPVAVNISPLQFRRPGFLDNLAQVLSESGLPAETLELELTEGVLMADTEATIDTLAALRSLGVHAAIDDFGTGFSSLSYLRYLPIDKVKLDRSFIQDVTNSRNTAAIVQGVITMAHHLELAVVAEGIETEAQRRDLQDRGCDLLQGFFFARPMPLTVLRRRLAEPFGAATAR; encoded by the coding sequence GTGACTGGCGTAAGCGCACAACTCGAGACCCAGCAGGCGATCCAGGACCTGATCGCGCGGCATGCGCCGCTCGACGAGATCCTGGCCGCCATCACCCGGATGATCGAGGAGCACCTGCCAGGGGCCCTCTGTTCGATCATGCTGGCCGATCCGGAAGAGCGCACCCTCAACCTCAGCGGTGGTCACAGCTTCTCCGAGCGCTTCTGTCAGGCCATGCAGGGAATCCCGGTGGGCCCCGGGATCGGCACCTGCGGCAGCGCAGCCCACGAACGGCGCCTGGTGGCCACCGCCGATATCATGGCGGATCGGAGCTGGAACGGGTTTCACGATTTGGCCCGGGACGAGGGGGTGCGCGCCTGTTGGTCCGTGCCAGTGATCGCCCGCAGCGGGGCGCTTCTGGGCACCTTCGCCACCTACTACCGTCAACCGGGCGAGCCGACGGCGCATGATCAGGCACAGATCCAGCGCGCCGCCGGGCTGGTGGCCCTGGCGGTGGAACGCCAGCTCGACCGGCGGGCGCTGCAGGAGGCCGAACAGCGTTACCGCTCGTTGTTCACCGAGCACCCGGATGCGGTGTTCCAAGTGGACCTGGAGGGGCGGCTGCGGGCGGCCAACCGTTCCGCGACCCGACTGATCGGACTGCCGGAGTCCGAGCTGCTCGGACGCCATTACCATGCGTTTGTCTTCAGTGAAGACCGGCGCCGCAGCGATGCGGCCTTCGAGGCCGTATGCCGCGGCAAGGCCCAGCACTACGAGGTGCAGGCCCGGACCGCCAATGGGAGCAAGGTAGAGTTGGAGATCACCAACCTGCCGATCATTGTCGATGACCGGGTGGTCGGTATCTACGGCATCGCCCGTGATGTCACCCTGCGCAAGCAATACGAGGCGCGCCTGGCCTATTACGCCAGCCACGACACCATCACCGGGTTGCCCAACCGCCGCGAGTTTGAGTCGCGGCTGCGCCACGACTTTTATCTGTGTCGCCAGCACAACGATCTGTTGGCCGTGCTCTATATCGACCTGGACGATTTCAAGCCGGTGAATGACAGCCTGGGCCACGCCTTTGGCGACCAGTTGCTGGTCGCCGCCGCCCGCCGCCTGGAGCGGCTGCTCGGGCCCAGTGACACGCTGTCGCGGTTCGGCGGTGATGAGTTCGTCATGCTGTTACCCGGGTTGTCCGGGGAGGCGGAGGCGCTGGCGGTGGCCGATCGTGTGCTCACGCTGTTTAAGCGCTCCCACAGCCTGGGCCGGCACGAGGTGCACATCAGCGCCAGCATTGGCATCGCCCTGAACCACCGGGATGTGAAAAGCCCGGAGGAGATGGTGCAGTTCGCCAACCGGGCGATGCAGCAGGCCAAGCAGCAGGGGCGCAACACCTGGCGCCGCTACGCCGGCGAGTTGGGGACCAGGGCGCAGGGCGAGGACATCAGCCTGCGCCGCGACCTGCAGGAGGCGATCGCCGGTGATCAGCTCATGCTGCACTATCAGCCGGTGGTCGATGCGGCCACGGGGTATCTGCACAGCGTGGAGGCATTGGTGCGCTGGCAACATCCCGAACGCGGGCTGATCCCGCCTGGGGTGTTCATCCCGCTGGCGGAGCAGACCGGTCAGATCATCGATATCGGGCACTGGATCCTGCACCGGGCCTGCCGTGACATGGCCGATCTGAAGGCGCGCACCGGACGCACCCTTCCGGTGGCGGTGAATATCTCGCCGCTGCAGTTCCGGCGTCCGGGGTTTCTGGATAACCTGGCGCAGGTGCTCAGCGAGAGCGGACTGCCCGCCGAGACGCTGGAGCTGGAGCTGACCGAGGGGGTGCTGATGGCCGACACCGAGGCCACCATCGACACCCTGGCGGCGCTGCGCTCGCTGGGCGTCCACGCCGCCATCGACGACTTCGGCACCGGCTTTTCCAGCCTGAGCTACCTGCGTTACTTACCCATCGACAAGGTGAAGCTGGATCGCAGCTTTATCCAGGATGTCACCAACAGCCGCAACACCGCCGCCATCGTCCAGGGGGTTATCACCATGGCCCACCACCTGGAGCTGGCGGTGGTGGCCGAGGGCATCGAGACCGAGGCCCAGCGCCGGGACCTGCAGGATCGCGGCTGCGACCTGCTGCAGGGCTTTTTCTTCGCCCGCCCCATGCCGTTGACGGTGCTTCGCCGGCGTCTGGCAGAGCCCTTCGGCGCCGCGACCGCCCGGTAA
- a CDS encoding SLC13 family permease, translating into MVGLGPPGELSPEAWRVAALTLLMATWWVSEALPLPVTALLPVVVLPLMGVSSVESAAAPYANPLIFLFLGGFLLAMAIQRWNLHRRIAITILSLAGRRPDLLIGGFMVATAGLSMWVSNTATAAMMLPIGLSVIALLEDRGGRIERDFVLGLLIGIAFAANIGGMGTLIGTPPNALLAGFLADRQGVVIGFAQWMLLGVPLALTLLLITWWLLTHKVYRVERQTMEGITELIATQRKSLGRIGRGERRVAIIFALTALAWVSRPLLQQVWPWGVLSDAGIALTAGVALFLVPVDWRRQQFLLDWASTRELPWGVLVLVGGGLSLGVAIEESGLSSAIALLLTDLAGWPVWSLIAVIAALTMLLSHVTSNTATAATLLPLMVSLALMLELDPLLLAVPVALAASCAFMLPVATPPNAIIFGSERLRVTDMLYAGAWVTAAALPLLVLVSTLLVIPLLGD; encoded by the coding sequence ATGGTGGGACTGGGGCCGCCCGGGGAGCTCTCGCCCGAGGCCTGGCGGGTCGCCGCGCTGACCTTGTTGATGGCCACCTGGTGGGTCAGTGAAGCGCTGCCGCTGCCCGTCACGGCCCTGTTGCCGGTGGTGGTACTGCCGCTTATGGGGGTCAGCAGCGTGGAGAGTGCCGCGGCCCCCTACGCCAACCCGCTGATCTTTCTCTTCCTCGGTGGCTTTCTGTTGGCCATGGCGATCCAGCGCTGGAATCTGCACCGGCGTATCGCGATCACCATCCTGAGCCTTGCCGGCCGGCGGCCGGACCTGCTGATCGGGGGCTTCATGGTCGCCACGGCGGGCCTCAGTATGTGGGTCAGCAACACCGCCACCGCTGCCATGATGCTGCCGATCGGACTGTCGGTGATTGCCCTGCTGGAGGACAGAGGGGGGCGGATCGAGCGGGATTTCGTCCTCGGCCTGCTCATCGGTATCGCTTTTGCCGCGAACATCGGCGGTATGGGCACCCTTATTGGGACGCCGCCCAATGCGCTGCTGGCCGGGTTCCTGGCCGATCGCCAGGGCGTGGTGATCGGCTTCGCCCAGTGGATGTTGTTGGGCGTCCCGCTGGCGCTGACCCTGCTGCTGATCACCTGGTGGCTGTTGACCCACAAGGTCTACCGCGTGGAGCGCCAGACCATGGAGGGGATCACGGAGCTGATCGCCACCCAGCGGAAATCACTGGGGCGGATCGGCCGGGGCGAGCGCCGGGTCGCGATCATCTTCGCGCTCACCGCCTTGGCCTGGGTCAGTCGGCCCTTGTTGCAGCAGGTCTGGCCGTGGGGGGTGCTGAGTGATGCCGGTATCGCCCTGACCGCGGGGGTGGCGCTTTTTCTGGTCCCGGTGGACTGGCGCCGCCAGCAGTTCCTGCTGGACTGGGCCTCGACCCGCGAGCTGCCTTGGGGAGTGCTGGTGCTGGTCGGCGGTGGTTTGAGCCTGGGGGTGGCGATCGAGGAAAGCGGCCTGTCCAGCGCCATCGCGCTGTTGCTCACTGACCTGGCGGGGTGGCCGGTCTGGTCGTTGATTGCGGTAATCGCCGCACTGACCATGCTGCTTAGCCACGTGACCAGTAACACCGCCACTGCGGCGACGCTGCTGCCGTTGATGGTCTCCCTGGCCTTGATGCTGGAGCTCGACCCGCTGCTGCTGGCGGTGCCGGTGGCGCTGGCGGCCTCCTGTGCCTTCATGCTCCCTGTGGCCACGCCCCCGAATGCCATTATCTTTGGCAGCGAACGGCTTCGGGTTACGGATATGCTCTATGCTGGGGCGTGGGTTACCGCGGCGGCCCTGCCATTACTGGTGCTGGTGAGCACCCTGCTGGTAATCCCACTTTTGGGTGATTAG
- a CDS encoding deoxyguanosinetriphosphate triphosphohydrolase, whose translation MEPEATSMDWERLLSKQRLGRPDEEGSLGFRTDFQRDFDRIVFSSAFRRLQDKTQVFPLAESDYVRTRLTHSLEVSCVGRSLGTRVGEAITRREGYTEVAPGDIGAIVAAACLAHDIGNPPFGHAGEDAIRHWVRTSPVARRALDELSPPQRAEFEHFEGNAQGFRVVTRLQNPDNRGGLQLTYATLGAALKYPCPAHAIDPGYGISRKKYGYFVAEADLFRAVAQTNGLLKQAPRTYCRHPLAFVMEAADNIAYLIVDFEDAFRLGILEYRTVHDHFRALLRGKDQGTVERRLARLRDDKERVEYLRARAINELVEASARAFMDHEAEIMTGRFERELTDTLPFSEALRAIAGVSQERIYDHLEVQGVCAAGYSVIGGLLDLFHEAVHDTAVALEEGKQAPPRSRTVTNLVPEQFLYQYDPDSGRRYRVTDPYLLLLNLTDFIAGMTDGYAVSLYKKLTGMALPHHG comes from the coding sequence ATGGAGCCTGAAGCAACGTCGATGGATTGGGAACGGTTGCTGAGCAAGCAACGGCTCGGGCGCCCCGACGAGGAAGGCAGTCTCGGTTTCCGCACCGATTTCCAGCGGGATTTCGACCGTATCGTCTTCTCCTCGGCCTTTCGCCGGCTGCAGGACAAGACCCAGGTCTTCCCGCTGGCGGAGAGCGACTACGTGCGCACCCGGCTCACCCACAGCCTGGAGGTCTCCTGTGTGGGGCGCTCCCTGGGCACGCGGGTGGGCGAGGCGATCACCCGTCGCGAGGGCTACACCGAGGTGGCCCCCGGCGACATCGGCGCCATCGTGGCAGCCGCCTGCCTGGCCCACGACATCGGCAACCCGCCCTTCGGCCATGCCGGCGAGGACGCCATCCGCCACTGGGTGCGAACCAGTCCGGTGGCCCGCCGGGCGCTGGACGAGTTAAGCCCGCCACAGCGGGCGGAGTTCGAGCACTTCGAGGGCAATGCCCAGGGCTTCCGGGTGGTCACCCGGCTGCAGAACCCGGACAACCGCGGTGGTCTGCAATTGACCTACGCGACCCTCGGCGCCGCCCTGAAGTACCCCTGCCCCGCCCACGCCATCGACCCCGGCTACGGCATCAGCCGAAAGAAGTACGGCTATTTCGTCGCCGAAGCCGATCTCTTCCGCGCTGTGGCCCAGACCAACGGCCTGCTCAAGCAGGCCCCGCGCACCTACTGCCGCCACCCGCTGGCCTTCGTCATGGAGGCGGCGGATAACATCGCCTACCTGATCGTCGACTTCGAGGATGCCTTCCGGCTCGGTATCCTGGAGTACCGCACGGTGCACGATCACTTCCGCGCCCTCCTCCGAGGCAAGGACCAGGGCACGGTGGAGCGACGCCTGGCCCGGCTGCGGGACGACAAGGAGCGGGTGGAGTACCTGCGTGCGCGCGCCATCAATGAGCTGGTGGAGGCCAGCGCCCGCGCCTTCATGGATCACGAGGCGGAGATCATGACCGGTCGCTTCGAGCGGGAACTGACCGACACCCTGCCATTCAGTGAGGCCCTGCGCGCTATCGCCGGGGTGTCTCAGGAGCGGATCTACGACCACCTGGAGGTGCAGGGGGTGTGCGCGGCGGGTTACAGCGTGATCGGCGGCTTGCTGGACCTGTTTCATGAGGCGGTCCACGACACCGCCGTGGCCCTGGAGGAGGGTAAGCAGGCCCCACCGCGCTCGCGCACTGTGACCAACCTGGTGCCGGAGCAGTTCCTCTACCAGTACGACCCCGATTCCGGCCGGCGGTATCGGGTCACCGACCCCTACCTGTTGCTGCTCAATCTCACCGACTTCATCGCCGGCATGACCGACGGCTACGCGGTCTCGCTCTACAAGAAGCTGACCGGGATGGCTCTGCCCCACCACGGCTGA
- a CDS encoding putative zinc-binding protein translates to MTVSNSRGPLVYACSGCSSVAQLANQLALRLQTAGVAEMSCIAGVGGDVAPLVKQARSGRPILALDGCQLQCVRNCLARHDVTPTWHELLTDYGIRKKYRQPWSEEAAERIFPVLVDRLQGSAA, encoded by the coding sequence ATGACAGTATCGAACTCCCGTGGACCGTTGGTCTACGCCTGCTCCGGCTGCTCCAGCGTAGCGCAACTGGCCAACCAACTGGCCTTGCGCCTGCAAACAGCGGGCGTGGCGGAAATGTCCTGTATCGCCGGTGTCGGGGGTGATGTGGCGCCACTGGTCAAACAGGCTCGCTCGGGCCGGCCAATCCTGGCACTGGATGGCTGCCAACTGCAGTGCGTGCGCAACTGCCTGGCGCGGCACGATGTGACCCCCACCTGGCATGAGTTGCTGACCGATTACGGGATCCGGAAGAAGTACCGCCAACCGTGGTCGGAGGAGGCCGCTGAGCGGATCTTCCCGGTGCTGGTAGACCGTTTGCAGGGGAGTGCGGCTTAA